A single window of Coffea eugenioides isolate CCC68of chromosome 7, Ceug_1.0, whole genome shotgun sequence DNA harbors:
- the LOC113778205 gene encoding uncharacterized protein LOC113778205, which produces MMLGAVQFGVLAACIVLFVPMGMAGWHLSRNKMLFFSGALFITLAVGVHLTPYFPSFSAFIPSSSSLPSSPTVVASSVNRDSCISSLHEIEFHNQDSRNNDSTSEKKSWKWVDSNKGVVDCEFQKLSKSDASDLLNGSWVVVAGDSQARLMVVSLLELLMGLDEIERVRGDLFKRHSDYHTTVDVIGMKLDFIWAPYVSNLTDLMVEFREKRYHPDVFVIGSGLWDMLHVNNATDYGVSVSRLKDSLMPLLPVTPEFEFEDRPVVVRSPLMFWLGMPTLINSILNTEEKRAKMTDAMWYAYDEQIYKSKLVRNFGGPLFLLDIHYLSSRCGRTCTVDGMHYDGIVYEAAVHIMLNALLIESQQRLS; this is translated from the coding sequence ATGATGTTAGGGGCCGTCCAATTTGGAGTATTGGCGGCCTGTATAGTACTCTTTGTACCCATGGGAATGGCGGGTTGGCACTTGAGTCGCAACAAAATGCTGTTTTTTAGCGGTGCCCTTTTCATTACTCTTGCGGTAGGCGTTCATCTAACCCcttattttccttctttttccgcTTTTATTCCATCATCATCGTCTTTGCCTTCATCACCAACTGTTGTAGCTTCTTCTGTAAATCGTGATTCTTGCATTTCCTCTTTACACGAAATTGAATTTCATAATCAAGATTCTAGAAATAATGACAGTACTAGTGAAAAGAAGTCTTGGAAATGGGTAGATTCTAATAAGGGTGTAGTGGATTGTGAGTTTCAGAAGTTGAGTAAATCTGATGCTTCTGATTTGTTAAACGGGTCGTGGGTCGTTGTTGCTGGTGATTCACAGGCGAGGTTGATGGTGGTTTCTTTGTTAGAATTATTAATGGGATTGGACGAGATAGAAAGGGTTAGAGGGGATTTGTTCAAGAGGCATAGTGATTACCACACGACTGTGGACGTGATCGGGATGAAGTTGGATTTTATCTGGGCGCCATATGTTAGTAACTTGACGGATTTGATGGTTGAATTTAGGGAGAAAAGGTACCATCCAGATGTTTTTGTGATTGGGTCAGGGTTGTGGGACATGTTACACGTGAATAATGCAACTGATTATGGTGTTTCAGTGAGCAGGTTGAAGGATTCGTTGATGCCACTTTTACCTGTTACTCCAGAATTTGAATTTGAGGATAGGCCGGTAGTAGTTCGCTCACCTCTTATGTTTTGGCTCGGGATGCCAACATTGATAAACTCGATTTTGAATACAGAGGAGAAAAGAGCGAAGATGACTGATGCAATGTGGTATGCTTATGATGAGCAGATTTACAAAAGTAAGCTAGTGCGGAATTTTGGAGGACCTCTTTTCTTATTGGATATTCACTATTTGAGTAGCAGATGTGGAAGGACATGTACAGTAGATGGGATGCATTATGATGGAATTGTTTATGAAGCTGCTGTACATATCATGTTGAACGCGTTGCTCATTGAGTCCCAACAGAGGTTGTCGTGA
- the LOC113777767 gene encoding expansin-A13: protein MPPTLLFQTLVTVTVAFTLLSSLPQLVRSHYHYSPSSSTPSSYTEWRSARATYYAAAEPGDPVGGACGYGDLEKMGYGKATAALSTVLFEKGQICGACFQVRCVEDLRWCIPGTSIIVTATNFCAPNYGFEADGGGHCNFPNAHFVLPIEAFEKIAIWKASNMPIQYRRVKCRKEGGVRFAVNGAGIFLSVLISNVAGAGDIVAVKIKGSRTGWLPMGRNWGQNWHINADLKNQPLSFELTNGDGVTLASYSVAPKDWNYGQTFEGKQFDY, encoded by the exons ATGCCACCAACTTTACTCTTTCAAACTCTAGTCACAGTCACAGTAGCATTCACGCTACTCTCCTCACTACCCCAGCTAGTCCGCTCCCATTACCACTACTCCCCTTCTTCCTCCACCCCCTCCTCCTACACAGAGTGGAGATCCGCCAGAGCCACCTACTACGCCGCCGCGGAACCGGGAGACCCGGTTGGTGGGGCTTGTGGTTATGGGGACCTGGAGAAAATGGGATACGGGAAAGCCACAGCTGCACTCAGTACAGTCCTGTTTGAAAAGGGTCAGATCTGTGGAGCTTGCTTTCAAGTTAGGTGTGTTGAGGACCTGAGATGGTGTATTCCTGGGACTTCCATTATTGTTACTGCGACTAACTTTTGTGCTCCGAATTATGGGTTTGAAGCTGATGGTGGAGGACATTGTAATTTCCCTAATGCACATTTTGTGCTTCCCATTGAAGCTTTTGAGAAAATTGCCATTTGGAAAGCTTCCAATATGCCCATTCAGTATCGCAG GGTCAAATGTAGAAAGGAAGGAGGGGTTCGTTTTGCAGTTAATGGTGCTGGAATATTTCTATCAGTGTTAATCAGCAATGTTGCAGGTGCTGGAGACATAGTTGCTGTGAAAATCAAAGGCTCAAGAACCGGATGGCTTCCAATGGGCAGGAACTGGGGGCAGAATTGGCACATAAATGCTGATTTGAAGAATCAACCTCTCTCATTTGAGCTTACCAATGGTGATGGAGTGACCCTTGCATCTTACAGTGTCGCTCCAAAGGACTGGAATTATGGGCAGACGTTTGAAGGAAAGCAGTTTGATTATTGA